Proteins from a single region of Carassius carassius chromosome 25, fCarCar2.1, whole genome shotgun sequence:
- the fam131ba gene encoding uncharacterized protein fam131ba isoform X5 has translation MGCIGSRTITADAVPVRKDGDQLSMEDTTSILPRLKRNSNAYGIGALAKSSLTGVSGVTRSMKDKVTKPTAMAQGRVAHMIEWQSWGKPSAGPEGGAGRSNLNRERERRLENDAYSDLSDGEKEARMAAGILQQFAISEATLLGWNSMDGESLCANSNQGSVAHLSEVNQESITSRDQPLHHSSADVWPHTYVSQGLYCLSSSDAWEPISNGTSGVASPAASSYIMAGGASGEGYDGSTHYLTLQQPNHLQQFQQYQQYQQQQLLQYQQSLEHRMHSASHSLQATPNSTIHSLGPPTHPRLADLWAAAQTEPHQMEMLGHMGVTMAEMGMGEVYGEEYVAESECIPEQQEEEEVKEDDITLTLEPELSSVTPALTPPSLREDSTPPGTMSPGQAPAEPVVEHMTYEVTSCVVQSQEEKEEEVGDGAVVIVATN, from the exons ATGGGCTGTATTGGCTCCCGCACCATCA CGGCGGATGCAGTTCCAGTTCGGAAAGATGGGGATCAG CTGTCCATGGAGGACACCACCTCCATTTTGCCCCGTTTGAAGCGGAACTCCAACGCCTATGGGATTGGAGCTCTGGCTAAGTCCTCTCTGACAGGTGTGTCAG gGGTTACCAGATCAATGAAGGACAAAGTGACCAAGCCCACTGCCATGGCTCAGGGTCGTGTGGCCCACATGATTGAGTGGCAGAGCTGGGGTAAACCATCTGCAGGGCCAGAAGGGGGAGCGGGACGCTCCAATCTGAACCGTGAGAGGGAGAGACGGCTTGAAAATGATGCCTATAGTGACCTGAGTGATGGAGAAAAAGAGGCACGAATGGCAGCGG GCATTCTGCAGCAGTTTGCCATCTCTGAGGCCACACTCTTAGGCTGGAACTCTATGGATGGAGAGAGTCTCTGTGCCAACTCCAACCAGGGCAGCGTGGCTCACCTCAGTGAGGTTAACCAGGAGAGCATCACCAGCAGAG ACCAGCCGTTGCATCATTCCTCTGCAGATGTGTGGCCTCACACCTACGTCTCCCAAGGACTTTACTGTCTCTCCTCCTCTGATGCATGGGAGCCAATCAGCAACGGGACCTCGGGTGTAGCTTCTCCCGCTGCCAGCTCTTACATCATGGCGGGCGGGGCTTCGGGTGAGGGTTATGATGGTTCCACCCACTATTTGACGTTGCAGCAGCCGAACCACCTACAGCAGTTCCAACAGTATCAGCAgtaccagcagcagcagctcctGCAGTATCAACAG TCTTTGGAACATCGAATGCACAGCGCCTCTCACTCCTTACAAGCCACTCCCAACAGCACTATTCACAGTTTGGGCCCGCCTACCCACCCGAGACTGGCTGACCTGTGGGCGGCGGCTCAGACGGAGCCCCATCAGATGGAGATGTTGGGACACATGGGCGTGACCATGGCCGAAATGGGAATGGGGGAAGTGTATGGTGAGGAATACGTAGCGGAGTCCGAATGCATCCCAGAGCAGCAAGAGGAGGAGGAAGTCAAG gaGGATGACATAACACTTACCCTCGAACCCGAGCTGTCGTCTGTAACTCCCGCCCTGACCCCTCCGTCTCTGAGAGAGGACTCCACCCCACCTGGGACCATGAGCCCAGGGCAAGCACCAGCAGAGCCAGTGGTTGAGCACATGACCTATGAAGTCACATCCTGCGTCGTCCAATCACAagaggagaaagaggaagaggtgGGGGATGGGGCTGTTGTCATTGTGGCAACCAACTGA
- the fam131ba gene encoding uncharacterized protein fam131ba isoform X6: protein MGCIGSRTITADAVPVRKDGDQLSMEDTTSILPRLKRNSNAYGIGALAKSSLTGVTRSMKDKVTKPTAMAQGRVAHMIEWQSWGKPSAGPEGGAGRSNLNRERERRLENDAYSDLSDGEKEARMAAGILQQFAISEATLLGWNSMDGESLCANSNQGSVAHLSEVNQESITSRDQPLHHSSADVWPHTYVSQGLYCLSSSDAWEPISNGTSGVASPAASSYIMAGGASGEGYDGSTHYLTLQQPNHLQQFQQYQQYQQQQLLQYQQSLEHRMHSASHSLQATPNSTIHSLGPPTHPRLADLWAAAQTEPHQMEMLGHMGVTMAEMGMGEVYGEEYVAESECIPEQQEEEEVKEDDITLTLEPELSSVTPALTPPSLREDSTPPGTMSPGQAPAEPVVEHMTYEVTSCVVQSQEEKEEEVGDGAVVIVATN from the exons ATGGGCTGTATTGGCTCCCGCACCATCA CGGCGGATGCAGTTCCAGTTCGGAAAGATGGGGATCAG CTGTCCATGGAGGACACCACCTCCATTTTGCCCCGTTTGAAGCGGAACTCCAACGCCTATGGGATTGGAGCTCTGGCTAAGTCCTCTCTGACAG gGGTTACCAGATCAATGAAGGACAAAGTGACCAAGCCCACTGCCATGGCTCAGGGTCGTGTGGCCCACATGATTGAGTGGCAGAGCTGGGGTAAACCATCTGCAGGGCCAGAAGGGGGAGCGGGACGCTCCAATCTGAACCGTGAGAGGGAGAGACGGCTTGAAAATGATGCCTATAGTGACCTGAGTGATGGAGAAAAAGAGGCACGAATGGCAGCGG GCATTCTGCAGCAGTTTGCCATCTCTGAGGCCACACTCTTAGGCTGGAACTCTATGGATGGAGAGAGTCTCTGTGCCAACTCCAACCAGGGCAGCGTGGCTCACCTCAGTGAGGTTAACCAGGAGAGCATCACCAGCAGAG ACCAGCCGTTGCATCATTCCTCTGCAGATGTGTGGCCTCACACCTACGTCTCCCAAGGACTTTACTGTCTCTCCTCCTCTGATGCATGGGAGCCAATCAGCAACGGGACCTCGGGTGTAGCTTCTCCCGCTGCCAGCTCTTACATCATGGCGGGCGGGGCTTCGGGTGAGGGTTATGATGGTTCCACCCACTATTTGACGTTGCAGCAGCCGAACCACCTACAGCAGTTCCAACAGTATCAGCAgtaccagcagcagcagctcctGCAGTATCAACAG TCTTTGGAACATCGAATGCACAGCGCCTCTCACTCCTTACAAGCCACTCCCAACAGCACTATTCACAGTTTGGGCCCGCCTACCCACCCGAGACTGGCTGACCTGTGGGCGGCGGCTCAGACGGAGCCCCATCAGATGGAGATGTTGGGACACATGGGCGTGACCATGGCCGAAATGGGAATGGGGGAAGTGTATGGTGAGGAATACGTAGCGGAGTCCGAATGCATCCCAGAGCAGCAAGAGGAGGAGGAAGTCAAG gaGGATGACATAACACTTACCCTCGAACCCGAGCTGTCGTCTGTAACTCCCGCCCTGACCCCTCCGTCTCTGAGAGAGGACTCCACCCCACCTGGGACCATGAGCCCAGGGCAAGCACCAGCAGAGCCAGTGGTTGAGCACATGACCTATGAAGTCACATCCTGCGTCGTCCAATCACAagaggagaaagaggaagaggtgGGGGATGGGGCTGTTGTCATTGTGGCAACCAACTGA
- the fam131ba gene encoding protein FAM131B isoform X3, which yields MGCIGSRTITADAVPVRKDGDQHGRAEFSWEGINLSMEDTTSILPRLKRNSNAYGIGALAKSSLTGVSGVTRSMKDKVTKPTAMAQGRVAHMIEWQSWGKPSAGPEGGAGRSNLNRERERRLENDAYSDLSDGEKEARMAAGILQQFAISEATLLGWNSMDGESLCANSNQGSVAHLSEVNQESITSRDQPLHHSSADVWPHTYVSQGLYCLSSSDAWEPISNGTSGVASPAASSYIMAGGASGEGYDGSTHYLTLQQPNHLQQFQQYQQYQQQQLLQYQQSLEHRMHSASHSLQATPNSTIHSLGPPTHPRLADLWAAAQTEPHQMEMLGHMGVTMAEMGMGEVYGEEYVAESECIPEQQEEEEVKEDDITLTLEPELSSVTPALTPPSLREDSTPPGTMSPGQAPAEPVVEHMTYEVTSCVVQSQEEKEEEVGDGAVVIVATN from the exons ATGGGCTGTATTGGCTCCCGCACCATCA CGGCGGATGCAGTTCCAGTTCGGAAAGATGGGGATCAG CATGGACGTGCTGAATTTTCCTGGGAAGGAATCAAT CTGTCCATGGAGGACACCACCTCCATTTTGCCCCGTTTGAAGCGGAACTCCAACGCCTATGGGATTGGAGCTCTGGCTAAGTCCTCTCTGACAGGTGTGTCAG gGGTTACCAGATCAATGAAGGACAAAGTGACCAAGCCCACTGCCATGGCTCAGGGTCGTGTGGCCCACATGATTGAGTGGCAGAGCTGGGGTAAACCATCTGCAGGGCCAGAAGGGGGAGCGGGACGCTCCAATCTGAACCGTGAGAGGGAGAGACGGCTTGAAAATGATGCCTATAGTGACCTGAGTGATGGAGAAAAAGAGGCACGAATGGCAGCGG GCATTCTGCAGCAGTTTGCCATCTCTGAGGCCACACTCTTAGGCTGGAACTCTATGGATGGAGAGAGTCTCTGTGCCAACTCCAACCAGGGCAGCGTGGCTCACCTCAGTGAGGTTAACCAGGAGAGCATCACCAGCAGAG ACCAGCCGTTGCATCATTCCTCTGCAGATGTGTGGCCTCACACCTACGTCTCCCAAGGACTTTACTGTCTCTCCTCCTCTGATGCATGGGAGCCAATCAGCAACGGGACCTCGGGTGTAGCTTCTCCCGCTGCCAGCTCTTACATCATGGCGGGCGGGGCTTCGGGTGAGGGTTATGATGGTTCCACCCACTATTTGACGTTGCAGCAGCCGAACCACCTACAGCAGTTCCAACAGTATCAGCAgtaccagcagcagcagctcctGCAGTATCAACAG TCTTTGGAACATCGAATGCACAGCGCCTCTCACTCCTTACAAGCCACTCCCAACAGCACTATTCACAGTTTGGGCCCGCCTACCCACCCGAGACTGGCTGACCTGTGGGCGGCGGCTCAGACGGAGCCCCATCAGATGGAGATGTTGGGACACATGGGCGTGACCATGGCCGAAATGGGAATGGGGGAAGTGTATGGTGAGGAATACGTAGCGGAGTCCGAATGCATCCCAGAGCAGCAAGAGGAGGAGGAAGTCAAG gaGGATGACATAACACTTACCCTCGAACCCGAGCTGTCGTCTGTAACTCCCGCCCTGACCCCTCCGTCTCTGAGAGAGGACTCCACCCCACCTGGGACCATGAGCCCAGGGCAAGCACCAGCAGAGCCAGTGGTTGAGCACATGACCTATGAAGTCACATCCTGCGTCGTCCAATCACAagaggagaaagaggaagaggtgGGGGATGGGGCTGTTGTCATTGTGGCAACCAACTGA
- the fam131ba gene encoding protein FAM131B isoform X4, producing the protein MGCIGSRTITADAVPVRKDGDQHGRAEFSWEGINLSMEDTTSILPRLKRNSNAYGIGALAKSSLTGVTRSMKDKVTKPTAMAQGRVAHMIEWQSWGKPSAGPEGGAGRSNLNRERERRLENDAYSDLSDGEKEARMAAGILQQFAISEATLLGWNSMDGESLCANSNQGSVAHLSEVNQESITSRDQPLHHSSADVWPHTYVSQGLYCLSSSDAWEPISNGTSGVASPAASSYIMAGGASGEGYDGSTHYLTLQQPNHLQQFQQYQQYQQQQLLQYQQSLEHRMHSASHSLQATPNSTIHSLGPPTHPRLADLWAAAQTEPHQMEMLGHMGVTMAEMGMGEVYGEEYVAESECIPEQQEEEEVKEDDITLTLEPELSSVTPALTPPSLREDSTPPGTMSPGQAPAEPVVEHMTYEVTSCVVQSQEEKEEEVGDGAVVIVATN; encoded by the exons ATGGGCTGTATTGGCTCCCGCACCATCA CGGCGGATGCAGTTCCAGTTCGGAAAGATGGGGATCAG CATGGACGTGCTGAATTTTCCTGGGAAGGAATCAAT CTGTCCATGGAGGACACCACCTCCATTTTGCCCCGTTTGAAGCGGAACTCCAACGCCTATGGGATTGGAGCTCTGGCTAAGTCCTCTCTGACAG gGGTTACCAGATCAATGAAGGACAAAGTGACCAAGCCCACTGCCATGGCTCAGGGTCGTGTGGCCCACATGATTGAGTGGCAGAGCTGGGGTAAACCATCTGCAGGGCCAGAAGGGGGAGCGGGACGCTCCAATCTGAACCGTGAGAGGGAGAGACGGCTTGAAAATGATGCCTATAGTGACCTGAGTGATGGAGAAAAAGAGGCACGAATGGCAGCGG GCATTCTGCAGCAGTTTGCCATCTCTGAGGCCACACTCTTAGGCTGGAACTCTATGGATGGAGAGAGTCTCTGTGCCAACTCCAACCAGGGCAGCGTGGCTCACCTCAGTGAGGTTAACCAGGAGAGCATCACCAGCAGAG ACCAGCCGTTGCATCATTCCTCTGCAGATGTGTGGCCTCACACCTACGTCTCCCAAGGACTTTACTGTCTCTCCTCCTCTGATGCATGGGAGCCAATCAGCAACGGGACCTCGGGTGTAGCTTCTCCCGCTGCCAGCTCTTACATCATGGCGGGCGGGGCTTCGGGTGAGGGTTATGATGGTTCCACCCACTATTTGACGTTGCAGCAGCCGAACCACCTACAGCAGTTCCAACAGTATCAGCAgtaccagcagcagcagctcctGCAGTATCAACAG TCTTTGGAACATCGAATGCACAGCGCCTCTCACTCCTTACAAGCCACTCCCAACAGCACTATTCACAGTTTGGGCCCGCCTACCCACCCGAGACTGGCTGACCTGTGGGCGGCGGCTCAGACGGAGCCCCATCAGATGGAGATGTTGGGACACATGGGCGTGACCATGGCCGAAATGGGAATGGGGGAAGTGTATGGTGAGGAATACGTAGCGGAGTCCGAATGCATCCCAGAGCAGCAAGAGGAGGAGGAAGTCAAG gaGGATGACATAACACTTACCCTCGAACCCGAGCTGTCGTCTGTAACTCCCGCCCTGACCCCTCCGTCTCTGAGAGAGGACTCCACCCCACCTGGGACCATGAGCCCAGGGCAAGCACCAGCAGAGCCAGTGGTTGAGCACATGACCTATGAAGTCACATCCTGCGTCGTCCAATCACAagaggagaaagaggaagaggtgGGGGATGGGGCTGTTGTCATTGTGGCAACCAACTGA
- the fam131ba gene encoding protein FAM131B isoform X2: MEDTTSILPRLKRNSNAYGIGALAKSSLTGVTRSMKDKVTKPTAMAQGRVAHMIEWQSWGKPSAGPEGGAGRSNLNRERERRLENDAYSDLSDGEKEARMAAGILQQFAISEATLLGWNSMDGESLCANSNQGSVAHLSEVNQESITSRDQPLHHSSADVWPHTYVSQGLYCLSSSDAWEPISNGTSGVASPAASSYIMAGGASGEGYDGSTHYLTLQQPNHLQQFQQYQQYQQQQLLQYQQSLEHRMHSASHSLQATPNSTIHSLGPPTHPRLADLWAAAQTEPHQMEMLGHMGVTMAEMGMGEVYGEEYVAESECIPEQQEEEEVKEDDITLTLEPELSSVTPALTPPSLREDSTPPGTMSPGQAPAEPVVEHMTYEVTSCVVQSQEEKEEEVGDGAVVIVATN, encoded by the exons ATGGAGGACACCACCTCCATTTTGCCCCGTTTGAAGCGGAACTCCAACGCCTATGGGATTGGAGCTCTGGCTAAGTCCTCTCTGACAG gGGTTACCAGATCAATGAAGGACAAAGTGACCAAGCCCACTGCCATGGCTCAGGGTCGTGTGGCCCACATGATTGAGTGGCAGAGCTGGGGTAAACCATCTGCAGGGCCAGAAGGGGGAGCGGGACGCTCCAATCTGAACCGTGAGAGGGAGAGACGGCTTGAAAATGATGCCTATAGTGACCTGAGTGATGGAGAAAAAGAGGCACGAATGGCAGCGG GCATTCTGCAGCAGTTTGCCATCTCTGAGGCCACACTCTTAGGCTGGAACTCTATGGATGGAGAGAGTCTCTGTGCCAACTCCAACCAGGGCAGCGTGGCTCACCTCAGTGAGGTTAACCAGGAGAGCATCACCAGCAGAG ACCAGCCGTTGCATCATTCCTCTGCAGATGTGTGGCCTCACACCTACGTCTCCCAAGGACTTTACTGTCTCTCCTCCTCTGATGCATGGGAGCCAATCAGCAACGGGACCTCGGGTGTAGCTTCTCCCGCTGCCAGCTCTTACATCATGGCGGGCGGGGCTTCGGGTGAGGGTTATGATGGTTCCACCCACTATTTGACGTTGCAGCAGCCGAACCACCTACAGCAGTTCCAACAGTATCAGCAgtaccagcagcagcagctcctGCAGTATCAACAG TCTTTGGAACATCGAATGCACAGCGCCTCTCACTCCTTACAAGCCACTCCCAACAGCACTATTCACAGTTTGGGCCCGCCTACCCACCCGAGACTGGCTGACCTGTGGGCGGCGGCTCAGACGGAGCCCCATCAGATGGAGATGTTGGGACACATGGGCGTGACCATGGCCGAAATGGGAATGGGGGAAGTGTATGGTGAGGAATACGTAGCGGAGTCCGAATGCATCCCAGAGCAGCAAGAGGAGGAGGAAGTCAAG gaGGATGACATAACACTTACCCTCGAACCCGAGCTGTCGTCTGTAACTCCCGCCCTGACCCCTCCGTCTCTGAGAGAGGACTCCACCCCACCTGGGACCATGAGCCCAGGGCAAGCACCAGCAGAGCCAGTGGTTGAGCACATGACCTATGAAGTCACATCCTGCGTCGTCCAATCACAagaggagaaagaggaagaggtgGGGGATGGGGCTGTTGTCATTGTGGCAACCAACTGA
- the fam131ba gene encoding protein FAM131B isoform X1, protein MEDTTSILPRLKRNSNAYGIGALAKSSLTGVSGVTRSMKDKVTKPTAMAQGRVAHMIEWQSWGKPSAGPEGGAGRSNLNRERERRLENDAYSDLSDGEKEARMAAGILQQFAISEATLLGWNSMDGESLCANSNQGSVAHLSEVNQESITSRDQPLHHSSADVWPHTYVSQGLYCLSSSDAWEPISNGTSGVASPAASSYIMAGGASGEGYDGSTHYLTLQQPNHLQQFQQYQQYQQQQLLQYQQSLEHRMHSASHSLQATPNSTIHSLGPPTHPRLADLWAAAQTEPHQMEMLGHMGVTMAEMGMGEVYGEEYVAESECIPEQQEEEEVKEDDITLTLEPELSSVTPALTPPSLREDSTPPGTMSPGQAPAEPVVEHMTYEVTSCVVQSQEEKEEEVGDGAVVIVATN, encoded by the exons ATGGAGGACACCACCTCCATTTTGCCCCGTTTGAAGCGGAACTCCAACGCCTATGGGATTGGAGCTCTGGCTAAGTCCTCTCTGACAGGTGTGTCAG gGGTTACCAGATCAATGAAGGACAAAGTGACCAAGCCCACTGCCATGGCTCAGGGTCGTGTGGCCCACATGATTGAGTGGCAGAGCTGGGGTAAACCATCTGCAGGGCCAGAAGGGGGAGCGGGACGCTCCAATCTGAACCGTGAGAGGGAGAGACGGCTTGAAAATGATGCCTATAGTGACCTGAGTGATGGAGAAAAAGAGGCACGAATGGCAGCGG GCATTCTGCAGCAGTTTGCCATCTCTGAGGCCACACTCTTAGGCTGGAACTCTATGGATGGAGAGAGTCTCTGTGCCAACTCCAACCAGGGCAGCGTGGCTCACCTCAGTGAGGTTAACCAGGAGAGCATCACCAGCAGAG ACCAGCCGTTGCATCATTCCTCTGCAGATGTGTGGCCTCACACCTACGTCTCCCAAGGACTTTACTGTCTCTCCTCCTCTGATGCATGGGAGCCAATCAGCAACGGGACCTCGGGTGTAGCTTCTCCCGCTGCCAGCTCTTACATCATGGCGGGCGGGGCTTCGGGTGAGGGTTATGATGGTTCCACCCACTATTTGACGTTGCAGCAGCCGAACCACCTACAGCAGTTCCAACAGTATCAGCAgtaccagcagcagcagctcctGCAGTATCAACAG TCTTTGGAACATCGAATGCACAGCGCCTCTCACTCCTTACAAGCCACTCCCAACAGCACTATTCACAGTTTGGGCCCGCCTACCCACCCGAGACTGGCTGACCTGTGGGCGGCGGCTCAGACGGAGCCCCATCAGATGGAGATGTTGGGACACATGGGCGTGACCATGGCCGAAATGGGAATGGGGGAAGTGTATGGTGAGGAATACGTAGCGGAGTCCGAATGCATCCCAGAGCAGCAAGAGGAGGAGGAAGTCAAG gaGGATGACATAACACTTACCCTCGAACCCGAGCTGTCGTCTGTAACTCCCGCCCTGACCCCTCCGTCTCTGAGAGAGGACTCCACCCCACCTGGGACCATGAGCCCAGGGCAAGCACCAGCAGAGCCAGTGGTTGAGCACATGACCTATGAAGTCACATCCTGCGTCGTCCAATCACAagaggagaaagaggaagaggtgGGGGATGGGGCTGTTGTCATTGTGGCAACCAACTGA